DNA sequence from the Anguilla anguilla isolate fAngAng1 chromosome 4, fAngAng1.pri, whole genome shotgun sequence genome:
ATGCAATAATACGTTTACATAATTTGGTTGTTTGCCTTCCTTTAAGACTTTCCAATATCAAAGAGTCTGCTctttgtattacattttatgctctttgtatttcaaaaaaatgttttatgtacagTGTTAAATAACTTATCAAATTTGCACTGTCATATTTAGCAGGGCGCTTGTCAGGATatcaagaaaaaagtaattcatGAATATGTATGACTGTAAAACCATAAAACTAAATTAGTCTCACCAGGTATGTTGAAAATGCtcagcaatatttaaaaaaattaaaaaaatattcacaacaAATATGGAATCTTTTAAATTAAGCAACAATGCTTGTGATGTGTGCCCTGCATCTGGTCTAATTTACAGCCCACCACTGTTATAATCATTAGCGaaagaaaacacttttaaaTCTAACTGGTGACATCTGTGTTGCTGGTTTATTGCACTGGGCCAGCAGAGGAAACCCAGAGTGATATTTCATTATTCTGTTGCCCTTGGCACCCCATGTCCTCCACTTGCAACAATGTCCACATCTGCAACTGATATCTTTGTTAGTTTACggaggaagtgtttttttttttaagaatgccTGAAGCATGTAGCCCTGCTTGGTGAAGTGCGTGGCATTTTCCACTGAGGCCACACCGATTCATCAGCTCAAAGAGACTCGACCgggatttttatatttatatattatataacgATGCAAAGAAGCAGCTTTTCTGTGACCCCCCCTTAAACATCAAAGGTGAAGCGGAGTCCACCATGCCAGTGTTTGAgaataatgtgtttgtgtatggagCCTAAGTATCAGCTGCCACACAAAGTAATAGCTGCAATAATTTTTGAAACCCAAAAGTGGTGGCAGCTTCAGGGACCTTGAAGATATATGGgaaaatgattttctttatttgcatattcttgagcaattcatatttttatggcTTGCATTTGTGCTTAAAAGAGTTTTAACACCTTAAGTGGTTAAGAAAATCAACACATCATATAATTTGTTGGTTGGAAGCAAGAATAACTAACAAATACTTTCCTTTTATAACGTTTAtgttaattttttcattttcataattgcCCAATACGCCTTGATTTAAAGGAACAAATAAACGCTTTTCAAATGGTCAAAGAGAAATACTGATTAAATGTCCTTATATGTGGGGGTTAGAGAATTATTTCCGTTCTGATGTTTTCATGTCATTATCACTATTATTTAAGTTATGGTAAAGCATTGTATTATTTTGCACTGGTGTCTAAATATTAAGCTAGGTAGTAATTGATGGCCCAGACAAATAAtttccaattatttttaaaccacaatGTAATGCACTGAAAGACATTCTTGTCAAAGGTagacattatttaaatgtagAAGGAAATAAGTAAATAGGCTGCCACCTTGTGGCCAACGTCTTTTCAAATCATCTTTGCTGCGTCCTCTGTTATTTATTCTCTTGTTGGTTTACCGtggcaaataaaacataagaagaagctgtacagacacactgaataCAACTGCGTTGTACCTCCAATATAAGTTATGAAAACTACAAAAAGAAAGCTAAATGCAAAGGACTGGTAAGGAGCTTGATTTCCTCCATCTAAAATGATACACAATGTGCTAGGTCAAATTTTCCAGAGCAAacaggttttattttctcacagtGAAAGTGGCATATTCCTGACATTCCACGTTGGTGTTTGTTCAGCTGTATGTCGATTAGGAGCTCCCACACTGTgtatcacacagcacagtcagcctTAAACATGACTGGCAGTGTGCAGTGACATTCTGTCAACTTCTTGAGCATTCATGACCATTCAGCTCATATTAGCTATACCACTTTAATGCTTAGTCCTTCTTTGCGCCAGTCATAATGCACAGAAATGGTTTCCTTCTGGACATTGGCCATTTGTCCAAATGGAGTGCTTAAGTGATAAACACTGTATAGTTTCAGTAATGCAACTCATTAGtgaaaaaatgttcaaagtaaaaaataaattaaaaaaatgaaatccagaCAATCAGTATAATGTTTTAAGGTGCATTAAAAAGACAGAATAATACAAAACATGTGTTTTAAAGGTTCTTTTAGCACCAGTAAGGTGGACCCCAATGGATATTTTTATTGGGTGGGTTTTAATGACAGTAAGCACCTTTCAACTATAgtcattttggttatttttatgGTTAGGTCCTGCAGTAATGAGCAATGATAAATATCTTTTACAGATTAGTCTCTGacgttttcacatttttttgtgttttctaatAGGACAGTGAGACACGCTCCGTCAACTCAACACCTGTTGTActtcctgtagtactgtgtaaaaataaataaatacaaaatgggcaattatacagctggaactACAGAAGGTATACATCTAAAGTGCAACATGTCTGGAAACCACAATTTCATCTTCACTTTGATCCCCGTTGTCTATGGCTGTAATTTTATCATCGGCATTGTGGGGAATAGCATGGTGGTGGCTGTCATCTACTGGTACATGAAGCTGAAGACAGTGGCAAACATCTTTGTGCTCAACCTGGCCGTGTCCGACCTCACCTTCCTCATCACTCTGCCCATGTGGGCCACCTTTACCGCCACAGGCTACCACTGGCCCTTCAGCGGCTTCCTGTGCAAGGCCAGCGCTGGGCTGGTCATCTTCAACCTCTACACCAGTGTCTTCTTCCTCACCTCGCTCAGCATCGACCGCTACCTGGCCATCGTGCATCCGGTGCGGTCGCGGCAGCGTCGGACGGTGGTCTACGCCCGCATCACCTGTGTCCTCATCTGGGTCTTCGCCTTCCTGCTGAGCGTACCCACCGCGCTGACCCGCGACGTCTTCCAGATCACGTCCTCCAACATCACTGTCTGCGCCATTCTGCAACGCACCCAGCCCAACCAAGCGCTGGTGGCCATCAGCCTAATGAAGAGCGTCCTGGGCTTCCTCATccccttcatcatcatcatcacctgcTACTGCCTGATAGGCAAGGCCCTTCTGGACTCCAACTGCATCCAGAAGGACAAATCGCACAGCGACGAGGTGCTGCGGATGCTGGCCGCCGTGGTCCTGGCATTCTTCATCTGCTGGGTGCCGCACCAGGTCTTTCACTTCATGGACGTGCTGGCTCTGCTCAAGGTGATTGAGAACTGCCGCACAATCGACATCATTGACACGGCCATGCCCTTCACCATCTGCATCGCCTACTTCAACAGCTGTATGAACCCCATCCTGTACGGCTTTGTGGGGAGAAACTTCCGGAAGaacctcctgctgctgctgcggtgcgccccgcccgccgccagGCCACACCCAGGCGTCGCCCACAAGACCAGCAGCCTCCCCTACCGCACGTCGGAAATGCTGCCTCTAACCACCGGCAAAGAAGTCTCCTTGCCCGATGTTAAATGAGGTCCTTGTCTGAGACTCTTACAAAAACTGTTCTTAAACAGTCAAAAATTTTCCCATGTGTTTATGTCCCTTTTTTATCCTTTTCAcccatttctttccttttgtcACAGTTTTTTTATGCTAAGGTACATTCATAGGCCCATTTACAAGGTCCTCCACCAATTCAGGACAGCATAGGAAAATACAAGCTATAGCCTTTATGCTTGTTACTGATTCTTTTCAGTCTGCAGTACAACAGCTGTACTATGCAGTGTTCTAGTACTACATTTCATGAGCAGTAactgcaggcagactgcagatGCCTGATTGACCGAGTCACTGTTGTGCGATGAGATGATGACAGCTCTATTGAATGAAACCCTCCTTCCCCCAGGAAGACTATGGCCACCCTATAATCCCTTCATAAGAAGTTTCATATATCAAACTCTTggtgctttttttcctcatgtaAAGCTCCTGTTTAACTTCTGAGTAACATTTACAATTATTTGGCCAAAGAGGCTAATGGATTTATTGtcaccataaaacaaaaaaagtatttgtaaaTTACCGGTCATAGAACAATATAGGATTGGCAGTCATTGGAATTACTGGAATATGCTGTGTGATTAACAAACATTTCTGGCTTAAATGTATAGTTACTCAAATATTCGTACCtgtttatttcccaaaaatacTTCGGAAAGATCATTTTGGTGATCAAATAAGTTAGGCCTTAAGTATACATATACTCCATATGTGTGATGGAGACCTACATATTAGCTTGTTCACtacataaatttaattaaaatagagAATATCATTCATAAATTAAGAATTGTATGTGGGAATCAGTACATGTACAATTGCAGTTTAAAGAGATTTTCTAGTGCTGGACTATTATCACATGATGACATATCACCTGATTTG
Encoded proteins:
- the agtr1b gene encoding type-1 angiotensin II receptor; protein product: MGNYTAGTTEGIHLKCNMSGNHNFIFTLIPVVYGCNFIIGIVGNSMVVAVIYWYMKLKTVANIFVLNLAVSDLTFLITLPMWATFTATGYHWPFSGFLCKASAGLVIFNLYTSVFFLTSLSIDRYLAIVHPVRSRQRRTVVYARITCVLIWVFAFLLSVPTALTRDVFQITSSNITVCAILQRTQPNQALVAISLMKSVLGFLIPFIIIITCYCLIGKALLDSNCIQKDKSHSDEVLRMLAAVVLAFFICWVPHQVFHFMDVLALLKVIENCRTIDIIDTAMPFTICIAYFNSCMNPILYGFVGRNFRKNLLLLLRCAPPAARPHPGVAHKTSSLPYRTSEMLPLTTGKEVSLPDVK